Genomic segment of Candidatus Krumholzibacteriia bacterium:
CGGCGACGTGCAGGTGGCCGCGCCGAAGGACGAGGCGAACGATGACGAAGGACCGGACACCGCTGCGAGCGCTGGGTGAGCTGCTGGCAGCGCTGGAGGCGCGCCTGGAGCGCCATCCGCACTTCCCGGACCTGCGCAACCTGCGCGGTTTGGCGCGTACCTACGCCGGGGAGTACGAGGGGGCCTTCGCCGATTTCATCGAAGCCTTGCGCGTGCATCCGCAATACGAGGCGGCCCTGCTGAACGTGGCCTGGTTGCACGCGCAGCGCCATGAGCCCGAGCTGGTGCGGGCGGTGCTGCGCGAACCTCGCGGCCGCCGCTTGCGCCCGGCTCTGCGCGCTCACCTTCTCGTGCTCGCCACCCACGCTGCCTCCGGCGCGGAGCCGGCGCTGCAGGTCCTCGACACCCACGCCCCGGCGCAGCAGCCGGCGGAAGAGCCCTTCCTGGAGCTGGATCGCCTGTGGCTGTCGGTGGAGCTCGGGCGCTGGGATGCCGTGGACAAGCAGGTACGGCGGATCGTGTCCTGGCAACCCGGCGTCGGGCCGCTCTTCCGCCGCACCGGATTGGTGGGCCCGCCCGCCGAGAGTCGCGCCGCCTTCGCCACCTGGAGCGATTGCTACCGCGGCAACCCGAACGTGGCCACACTGCTGCGCGAGGGCGCCCGGTTGCGCGCGGCCGGCGCCGAGAGCGCCGCGTGCCAGGAACTCCTGGCCTGGAGCGCCGTGCTCTCGCTGGATCTCTGCGAGTACTGGCTCACGGTGGGTGAACAGCACGACCTCGAGGCCCGGGACGTAGATGCCGAGACCGCTTTCCGCCAAGCCCTGCAGGTGGATCCCAGCCGGGCCCAGCCATATATCAAGCTGGGCCAGCTCTACGCCGCCTGCGGGCGACCGCAGGAATCGATCCGAGAATTGCAGCACGCCGCGGCCCTGCAGCCCCGCTATGCGGACGTGCGCTATCTTCTCGGCCTCCTGCTCGAAGATCTCGGCCAGTTCGAAGAGTCCGAGGGTCATCTGCGCACGGCGCTGGACATCAATCCGCGCTACACGCTAGCGCGGATCGCGCTCGGCACCATGCTGGCGACGCGGGGTCGTGACCGCGAAGCGCTGAAGCACCTGGAGCAGGTGCGCGGCGACGGCGTGGACTCGGCGGATCTGGAGAACCATCTGGCCGCGCTCTACGAGCGACTCGGCCGTCCCGAGGATGCAGCGCGCGCCCGCGAGCGCGCCCTCGCTCCGGAGGACAACGCCGACCTCGATTGAACCTGCAGGCGTAACGCTTCACCAGCGGTGGTAGGCCGGGTGCCCCGGTTGCACGGCCACGAAGACGCCGCGGCAGGAAGCGCAAGCTTGCTCGCCTGCTTCGAGGCTTCCTTCGACGACGGCGCGATCGGCGCTGGACTCGACCACGCGGGCGCGCAGGCGCAGCGACGTCGTGCTCGGCGTCGGCCGGCGCAGCTTGATGCTGTACTCGGCGGTGACCGTGCAGGGCGGGGACGCGGCACCGCGCTGGCCCATGAGGTGGATGGCCGCGGTCCAGTTGCAGTGGCAGTCGAGGAGGGTGCCGATGATGCCGCCGTTCAGCACCCCGGGGAAAGCCTCGTACTGCGGCGCCGGGGACCATTCCGCCACGACCTCGTCACCGGCGACGAAGCTGCGGATGCGAAGCCCCTCCGGATTGGCCGGACCGCAGCCGAAGCAGGTGTTCGCCGACGCATAGGTTTCCTGCAGGCTTTTCGTCGTCATCCGCCGGGGCCCTTCTTGAAGCGGACGGTGCCCGCCGGAGGCACCCACCCCGGGGGCGGGGCGGTACCGCCGCCAAAGAGGAAGCTCTCGCACTCCTGCATCCAGGCCGACCGCGCCGCCGGGTCCGAGAGGCGCAGGCCCTTCTCGTTGATCAGCAGCAGCGAGTGTTGCAACCACTGGTTCCAGGCTTCCTGGGAAATTTCGGCGAAGATGCGCGCACCGAGCGGGGTGGGGAAAGGTGCTGCTACGAGGCCGGGCAGCTCCCGGCCCAACTTGCGGCAATGCACGCGCCGGTTCGGCTCGGCCGGCGGTGGCGGAGCGGCACCCTGAGAGGCACCTGCCGTCCCGGGAGAGGGCGGTACAGATTTAGGCGAGGGGATTTGCTTCCGCATGGTAGACTCTTCCCGGTCCGGGCGAACCTTGGGTACCCCGCGAGTTTCGCGTCCTCTCCGCTGGCCTCGCCGAGGGCCGCAATCCACCCCAGGATAGCAGGGGATGGCGAAAACGCCCAAGCCAGACGCAGCCCTGGCGAGAAGGCTGGAAACTACGTAGATTCTGGGCTGTAGCCACGAGCGCCCCGCTACGTCTGCCGTGACGGAGATGGTCCATCTTGAGCAAGCGTAAGTCCTCGAATTCCAAGGGGAAACAGGTGCGGAAGCGGCCCCGGCACAAGCCCGCGGCGAAAGCCGAGTCGGCCCGGGTCGAGCCGCGTCGAGTCCAGGACGCCGCCATGCTGGTGGGAGCCCCGGGACCCCGGATGCAGCAGGTCCTCCAGGCGGAGATCGCTCCCTGGCGACGCGATGCCGTGAGCGACGAGGAAGCCCAGATCCGCGAGTTGAAGCGCATCCCCCTGCGTCATGTGTTCGACAACGACGAGGCCCGCCGGCGTCTGGTCGGTCGGGCGATGTCGCCAGGGAAGAAGCGCTTCACCAAGCACAAAGCGGCTTCGGGCTCCTCGAGTTCCTCGGGTTCCTCGGGTTCCTGAAGCGGCCGGGACCAATCGACACGATGGGGGGCGCAGGTCGCCCCCCTCGCTTTTCCTGGATGCATGAGCGCCCCACGCCGTCAGCCTGCACACGTTCTCCTGGAAGTCCTCCTCGGCTGCAGCTCTGCCCTCGGGGTCGCCTGCGAGCGACTGCCGACGGAACCGGCGCGGAGCCGCGACGGGGCCGTCCGGGCCATGACCTTCGCCGCTTGGAGCGCCGACGGCTATGCCTCCGAGTCGGCGGCGGCGGAGCTCTCGGGGGTGGCTGGTCTCGGCGCCACCAGCATTTGGATCCTCATCACCGCCACCCAAGGAGACCGTCACGCCTCGAGCCTCGGGGCCTCGGGCCTCACGCCGAGCTTGGAGTCGGTGCGCGTCGCCGCGACCCGCGCCCGCTCTCTCGGGCTCGACGTCGTCTTGAAAGTGCACGTCGACCTCGCCGACGGCACCTGGCGTGGTCACATCGAACCCGACGATCCCACCGCCTGGTTCCAGTCGTACCGGGATTTCCTCCTGCCGTGGGTGGATCTGGCGGTGGAGCTCGGGTCGAGCCATTTCGTCGTCGGCACCGAGCTCGCCGGGACGGTACGACACGAAACTCTCTGGCGCGAGACGATCGCCGCGGTCCGAGCCCGTTACGCCGGCACGCTCGTCTACGCCGCCTCCTGGGACGAGGCTTCCCGGGTGCCGTTCTGGGATGCCTTCGACCGGGTGGGCGTCGATGCCTATTTCCCGGTGGCGGTGCGCGCCGAGGCAGGGCGGGCCGAGCTGCTCGCGGGCTGGCAGCCCTGGCTCGATCGACTCGAGCGGCTGCACCGCCAAACCCATCGACCGGTGCTGCTCACCGAGATCGGCTATCCCAGCATCGATGGCGCCGGGATGACGCCGTACCGCGTACCCGCAGGCCGCATCGATCTCGGCGAGCAAGCCGATCTCTACTGGGCCGCCCTGCAGGCCACGGGAGAGAACGAGTGGATCGTCGGGCTCGTCTGGTGGAACTGGCTCGCGGGTGGTGGAGGGGGGCCGGGTGACCGTGACTACACCCCCGCGGGCAAGCCCGCGGCGCAGGAGCTCGCCTCAGCGTGGCTACCCATGGTGATGCCTGCGGCGTCACGAACGGGCCAAGCTCGATGAAAACGCCGGCGCGCCACCGCGCGGTTCTCGCCCTCTGGCCGCTCTACGCACTCCTGCCGCTCTCTGTGCTGCTGCTCTCCGCGCTGCTCCCGCTCCCGCAGGAAGCGTACGCCGAGGAGGTAGGTCTCCACTCGGGATGTGTCGAGCTGGGTGTGGCCGGCGCGCTGACCCACGTAGAGGGCTCGACGCAGGCCCAGATCCTGTTGCGCTCCGGGCCCTTCGTCGCCGCAGGACCTGGGCTCGTCGGATTGCAGGGCGAGTTCGGATACACGCACGAACGCGATCTGGATCGTTTCGAGGTGCAGGGGATCGTGTCGTGGCAGCGGAGCGCCTGGCGGCCGGAGCTGTGGCCGTACCTCGCCGTGGCCGGCGGCGTGCAGGTCGAATGGTTGGGGAGCTTTCGCACCACACGCTTCCCCGTGGGCGCCGATGCCGGTGTCCGCACGCTCCTCGGCAACCGGGCCGGCCTGCGGCTCGAGTACCGCTACCGCCGCCTCCTCGACGATCCCGTGGCCGACTACGACGAGCATCGCCTCGTCCTCGGCGTGTCGCTCTTCCTGCACAACCAGCCGCCTTCCTGAACTCTCGTCCACCTCGCTCCGCCGGTCTTCCGGCTGGGCTCGTGCGGCCCACTCCGCACGGAAGTTGCGTTCTCGCCGCAAGGTCTTGCATCGCGCCGGTCGCTGCCAGGCGGCGGCGCTCGTCGCACGCCGACGAGACCACCGAACACGAACTGGCAGCGCACGATGCTGCCGCACGGGAAGCACCAGCGCGGCATGGTACGTTCGATGCAGACTTACGTGACGACGACTTCACCCACCCCGCGCCACACCTCCGCAGATGCGCCGCTCCGGGCGGCCCGATGGCCGATTCAGGTTTCCCTCGACCGCAGGTTGGGGCCGCTCCGGATGCAGCTCGGCCCGGGGGCGCCATCAAACTGGAGGTTTAGGCCACGGGCGCCCGCGCGCTCTTGGTTTCGTGCGCACGTTGTAGGGGAAATGGAGGTCAGCCATGCTTCACATCCCGCGGCTTCTGTTGCTGCCGCTCCTCGCCATCGCACTCCTCGCCGGCTGCCTGAACGACAGCTCCACCGCACCGGCGGTGAGCACCTCGACGAAAAGCGTCCCGTCGTTCCCCTCCGATCCGGGGGAGTTCGTCTCTACCATCGACAACCCCTATCTCAATTTCCGGATCGGGAGGGTGTTCCACTACCGCGCCGAGACGGAGGCTGGCATCGAGACCAACGTGGTCACGGTCACCCGCCAGGCCAAGACCATCCTCGGGGTGCCGGTGACGGTCGTGCACGACGAGGTGTTCCTCGACGGCGTGCTCACGGAAGACACTTTCGACTGGTTCGCCCAGGACCAGGACGGCAACGTCTGGTACTTCGGTGAGGCCACGGTGGACGTCCCCACCGGCGACACCGCCGGTTCCTGGGAGGCCGGTGTCGGCGGCGCCATGCCCGGCATCATCATGCTCGCCGAGCCCGAAGTCGGCATGAAATACCAACAAGAGGACGCCCCGACCGTGGCGGAGGACCTGGCCAGGGTCTCCGGCCTGGACGAAACGGTCGCAGTGCAGCTCGGCACCTACACGGGCTGCCTCAAGACGACGGAGTCGAATGGCCTGGAGCCGGGAAGCAAGGAGTTCAAGTTCTACGCCCCCGACGTCGGTCTCCTGCTGATCGTCGAAGATGGTGGCAAGGGGGCGCGGGTCGAATTGACCGGGATCGAGCATTGAGAGTGGCAGGCGCCGGCGCTAGCCGGAGCGTCACTACAGCCGCTGCGTCTTCTTCAGAAAACGCAGCGTGCCGTAGGCTCCGGCCAGCGCGGCGAAACCGGCGAGCACCCACTCGAGCCCTGGTCTGGCGCCCTTCCAACCGCCCGCGGCGAGGCGTTCGCGGGCCACGATCCCGAGCGCCAGGGCCACCCAAGTGAAGGTGGTGCCGTACTCTTTGCGCGCCAGGCGGCGCCAGTCGAAGCGGTGTCCCGCGAGGGCCTTCCGCAGGGCGCCGAGGGAGGGGAAGAAGCGTGGGACACGCCGGCAATAGTCGGCGTAGACGCCGCCGAACTTGTGCAGGAGATACGCTTCTTCCGCCGCCACGATGGCGAGGTAAGCCAGGGCGAAGAAGGGTACT
This window contains:
- a CDS encoding tetratricopeptide repeat protein encodes the protein MTKDRTPLRALGELLAALEARLERHPHFPDLRNLRGLARTYAGEYEGAFADFIEALRVHPQYEAALLNVAWLHAQRHEPELVRAVLREPRGRRLRPALRAHLLVLATHAASGAEPALQVLDTHAPAQQPAEEPFLELDRLWLSVELGRWDAVDKQVRRIVSWQPGVGPLFRRTGLVGPPAESRAAFATWSDCYRGNPNVATLLREGARLRAAGAESAACQELLAWSAVLSLDLCEYWLTVGEQHDLEARDVDAETAFRQALQVDPSRAQPYIKLGQLYAACGRPQESIRELQHAAALQPRYADVRYLLGLLLEDLGQFEESEGHLRTALDINPRYTLARIALGTMLATRGRDREALKHLEQVRGDGVDSADLENHLAALYERLGRPEDAARARERALAPEDNADLD
- a CDS encoding PaaI family thioesterase, with the protein product MTTKSLQETYASANTCFGCGPANPEGLRIRSFVAGDEVVAEWSPAPQYEAFPGVLNGGIIGTLLDCHCNWTAAIHLMGQRGAASPPCTVTAEYSIKLRRPTPSTTSLRLRARVVESSADRAVVEGSLEAGEQACASCRGVFVAVQPGHPAYHRW
- a CDS encoding oxidative damage protection protein translates to MHCRKLGRELPGLVAAPFPTPLGARIFAEISQEAWNQWLQHSLLLINEKGLRLSDPAARSAWMQECESFLFGGGTAPPPGWVPPAGTVRFKKGPGG